Below is a genomic region from Thermochromatium tepidum ATCC 43061.
GCTGGCGCTGGTCGCGGACCATCCCGACCTGCTGGCACTGCTGGAGACGATCGCGCAGGCCCGCCAGCGTCGGACGCGCCTCGAACAGATCCAGGAACAGGCCATCGTCCGCTACGACCAGGGCGACTATCCGGGCGCCTTCGCCCTGATCGATGAGGGGCTGGCGCTGGCCCCTGGCCAGCCGGGCCTGACGGCACTGCGCGAGAAGGTCATCGCCACCCTGGTGCGCGAGGCGCGCCAGTATATGGCCCGCGTTGCCGATGAGCGCGTAGACTCGATCAAGGCGCTGCTTGGCCGCTACCGCCTCGACGCCGCTGCCGCACACTTGGAACAACTGCGCGCCCTCGCCCCCGATGACGCCCGGCTCGCCGACTTGAGCGCAGAGCTCGAACGGCGTCGCGCCTTCTTTCCGGTCATGATCGAGATCCCAGCCGGGTGCTTCGAGATGGGCAGCCCGGTGGACGAAGCCGGGCGCGAGTCCGATGAACGCCCGCATCGGGTCTGTGTCGAGTCATTCCGACTCGCGCCCCATGAAGTCACGGTGGCACAGTTTAAGCGCTTCGTCGCCGCCAGCGGTTATCGGACCCAGGCGGAGACCGACACCAGCGATTCGAGGGGCTGTGAGTCTTTCGACCGCAACGACCACACCAATCCCTGGGGACTGAAGCACTGGGCAAGCTGGCGCCAACCCAATCAATATCAGCCCAACGACGATCAACATCCGGTAAGCTGTGTGAGCTGGAACGACGTGCAGGCCTATATCAGGTGGTTGAACAAAGAGACCGGGCACAGCTTCCGACTACCGACCGAGGCCGAATGGGAATATGCCGCCCGTGCTGGGACCTCGAGCGCACGCTTTTGGGATACGACCGCGAACGCCTCCCCCTGTCGCAACGCCAACGCTGCTGACCAGGGTCGGGGTTGGGACTTCGGCTTCGACTGCGACGACGGATACGAATGGGTCGCGCCGGTCGGCCGCTTTGCCCCCAACGCCTGGGGTCTGTACGACATGCTGGGCAATGTCTGGGAATGGACCTGTTCGGAATATGACGCCGACTATCAAGGCGTCGAGCGGCTCTGCGCCCCGCCCGAGATCGACCTGCCACGTGTCATGCGCGGCGGCGCCTGGAACAGTGGCCCAGCGCTGGTGCGCGCGGCCTACCGCAATCGCAACTTCCCCGAGACGCGCTATGCCTTTGTTGGTTTTCGGCTCGCGCTCGACCTGTCAGACGACTAGGATTGCCCGACTCGGACGAGTCAAGGGCGGTGCCTCGCCCAGGATCCAACACCATCAACCCTCGCCGCCATGCTCGGCGATATAGGCGAGCGCCTTGTCGATCCGGCGCAGTGTGGCCTCCTTGCCGACCAGCCTCAGGGTCTCCTCGATCCCAGGAGAGGCGGCACGTCCAACGATGGCCACGCGCAACGGCTGGGCGACCTTGCCTAGATTGAGCTTGAGCTCCTGGGCCACACCCTCGACCACGTGCTTGAGCTGCTCGGATGTCCAGTCCTCGAACGCCAGCAGCTCAAAGGCGGCCCGCAGCCGCTCCAGCGGCTCGCGCGCCGCCTGGCACAGATGCTTCTTGGCCGACTCCGGATCGAAGTCCTCGAAGTCGCGATAGCAGAAGGCACTGATCTCGGCGAGCTCGACCAGGGTCTTGGCGCGCGCCGCCTGCGCCCTGACCACCTCGACCAGATCCGGACCGGTCGCAGGATCGATGCCGAGCTGCCCGAGATGGGGGCTGAGCAGACGTGCGATCCGCGCCGGATCGGATCGTTGGAGATACTGTTGATTGAGCCAGTCGAGCTTGCTGGTGTTGAAGCTGGAGGCAGCCTTGTTGACGTCGGAGAGGTCGAACAGCTCGATCATCTCATCGAGCGAGAAGATCTCACGATCACCATAGGACCAGCCGAGACGCACCAGATAGTTGAGCAGCGCCTCGGGCAGATAGCCCAGGTCGCGATAGGCGATGACGCTGACTGCGCCATGACGCTTCGACAACCGGGTACCATCAGGCCCGAGGATCATCGGGACATGCGCATAGCGCGGCGGCTCCAGACCGAGCGCGCGCAAGATATTGATCTGACGCGGGGTGTTGTTGAGATGGTCGTCGCCACGGATGACGTGGGTGATGCGCATGTCGGCATCATCGACCACCACACTCAGGTTGTAGGTCGGGGCGCCGTCGCTGCGGCGGATGATGAGGTCATCGAGTTCCTCGTTGGCAAAGGGCACCCGACCGCGGATGAGGTCATCGACGATGACCACCCCATCGACGGGATTTTTGAAGCGGATGACGTGAGGATGCCTTGGATCGACCGAGCGGTTGCGGCAGTGTCCGTCATAGCGCGGTTTTTGTTTGCGCGCCAACTGATCGACCCGCAGCTTCTCCAACCGCTCTTTGGAACAGTCACAGCGATAGGCGAGCCCCTTGGCGAGCAGCTCCTCGATGACCTGGTTGTAGCGGTCGAAACGCTGGGTCTGGTAGAACGGTCCCTCGTCATAGTCCAGACCGAGCCAGGTCATGCCTTCGAGGATGGCGTTGACCGACTCGGCCGTCGATCGCTCCAGGTCCGTGTCCTCGATGCGCAAGATGAACTGACCGCCATGCCTGCGGGCATAGAGATAGCAAAAGAGCGCGGTACGGGCGCCGCCGACATGCAGATAACCGGTCGGCGAGGGAGCGAAGCGGGTGCGGACGGTCATGATGTTCCTATGTGGCTCGGGTGGATCAGAGCCCTGAATTCTACACGCCGAGGCCAGCCGCCTGGCAACTTGCACCCAAGCTCGCAGTGATCCGGGGCGGGACCCTGCCCGTTAAACCTGGGCATCGTCATGGGCCGTGCCCCCGTTGGGATCGGTCAGCCTCAACCTGACCCGAACCTCGTTGCCTGCGCCGAGATACTCCAGGTCTGCGAAGGCCAGATGGCGCGCCATGGCGATGCCGCGACCATGGCTGTCAAAGGCGCGCTCCGGATCTAGATCCAGATAACGCCGCCAATCAAACCCCGATCCCCGGTCGCGGATGGTAAGGTCCAGATAGTCGGCATTGCGTTGTAGCTCGATGACGGCATACAGCCCGGCCCGGGCAGGATCGGCGAGTCGACGTTCGATCTCCTCCTGCCACCGACCCTCATCGATCAGGCGTCCCTTTTCGGCATAATCGATCCCGAGATTGCCGTGCTCCACGGCATTGAGCATGAGCTCAGACAGCCCCATGGCCACGGTTTCGGGGTTTGGACACATCTGTGCCAGGGTCGAGGACAGAACCTGGATGTCCTTAAGGGTACGAAAGCGAAAGCGGGCCTGGTCGATCAGATTGAGGGTGGTCTGGAGCCTGTCGCCGATGCGCACCAGATCCTTGCGAGTGCGTCGGTCGTCCAGGGCGGCGTTGACGATGCTGCGCAGTGCCTTGGGGGAATAAGGCTTGGCCAGATAGTACCAGGCGCCGGCCGCCAGTCCCTCGGCGATCTGCTCGGAGCCTCCGGCCGCGCTCTGCATGATGACCGGCAGGTCGCGAAAACGCGGATCGGCCTTGAGACGCCTGAGCACCTCCATGCCGTCCATGCGCGGCATCATGCGATCGAGGATCACGCCATCATAGGCCTGGGGCGCGGCCTCCAGCATGGACCAGGCCTCCAGTCCATCCTCGGCGAAGGCCAGCTGATGCTCGCCCTCCAGGCAATGACCGATGATCTCGAGGTTGATGGGCTCATCGTCCACCACCAGCAATTTAGCCATCGGAACCGTCCTGCCGTTGAAGCTGCTCGAAAGTGTCGAGGATCTCGCGCAACACGCTGGTTGCATAGGATCCGGATGATAGCCCGAATCCGAGGATCAGATCCCCATCGCCCCATTCATGTTCGAGTTGGTCGGGGACCAGACGCAGTGCACGACGCCCCTGATCCAATCCTCGTTCCGCCAGCCGTTCGGGCCAGGGCGTGAATCCAGCCGCGACCTCGAGTTCGAGCGCCTGAACCGCCTGGCGGGTCGGCGGCTCGCCACGGCCCCAGAGCGGACCTGTTGGATGCAGATCGAAACGCGCCGCGCGCTCGTGCAGGGTGTCGTCGAGGGTCTCGACAAGAAAGAACGAATGGCTGCCAGCCAGGTGCGGGCAGTCACCAGGCTGGAGCCGGTCCCAGTTGCTGCGGCGCACGCGCTCGGCCAGCAGTTCATTGAAGATCTGGGCGCGCGCCGCCGAGAGTTGGAGGCCGCGCTGATGGGGCGACACCCGCCTGACCCTACCCGTCAGCAGCGCATGCGCGCGCTGGAGATTGGCGTCGGCGTGACCGAACCGTTGTTCACCGAAATAATTGGGCACGCCACGCGCGCGGATGATCTCAAGACGTGCCGCAAGCGCCGCCGGGTCGAGCCGACAGTCACGGATGCGAATCCTAAACCTGTTGCCAGCCAGGGCGCCGCGCCTCAGCTTGCGCCGATGGGGATAGACCCCGAGCACCTCGATCCCCTGTTTTGCCAGCGCGCCCCAGTCTGGTTCGGGTTCCCCAGTGCGCGGACGCGGCAGCGAGAACCACTGCTCGGCGACGGCCCAACGATCCTTGAGACCGGCATAGCCGACAGCTGCGACCGGCACGCCCGCCGTGTCCGCCAGTCGCCGTGCCACCCATGCGGTATTGGCGCCGGTCTTGCGCACCCGGAGCAACCAGTGATCGCCCTCCCCGTCCGGCTCAAAGCCCAGCACCTCCGTGACCTGGAAGTCTTCGGGCGCGACACGCAGCCGACCCGAGCCGAGGGGCTCGCCATGCGCACGCGGCAGATCACTGAAGGTGGTCCAGCGGGGGAGCGCCGAGGCAGACATCCGAAGATTTAGCCGTCTGCCGTGACCAGCAGCACCACCGCCGCGGCGGCGATCCCCTCACCACGACCGGTGAAGCCCATGTGTTCCATGGTCGTTGCCTTGACATTGACGCGCTTGGGATCGCATTCGAGATCGAAGGCCAGGGTCTCGCGCATGGCCGGGATGTAAGGAGCCAGCTTGGGCTGCTGGGCGATGAGCGTCATGTCGGCATTGTGCACACGCAGGCCCAGGGTGCGCAGACTGTCGATCACCCGTCGCAGCAGGATCCGGCTGTCGATGTCGGCATAGGCGGCATCCGTGTCGGGAAAATGACGTCCGATGTCGCCCAATCCGGCGGCGCCCAGCAGGGCATCGCACAGGGCATGGATCAAGACATCGCCGTCGGAATGGGCGAGCATCCCCTGATCGTGCGGGATCTCGACCCCGCCGAGCACCAGCCGACGACCCGGCGTGAAACGATGGGCATCAAAGCCCTGACCGATCAGCATTTGGGGGGTCTCCAGTTTCCGGCTTCCAGCCTCTAGCGTCCGGTCGTTGGGATGAGCCCGGACGCTGGTGGCTGGACGCTGGCCGTTTCAAGAAATCCGTCCCTGGCGTTGCAGATAGAAGTGCGCGAGCGGCAGATCCTCAGCCCGCGTGATCTTGATGTTGTCGGCATGGCCCTCGATCAGGCGCGGCGCCAGCCCCAGACGCTCGATGGCCGAGGCGTCATCCGTGACCAGATCGCCAGCCTCCAGCGCCTCCTGTAGGGCGCGTCGCAGCAGACCGAGCCGGAACATCTGCGGCGTGTAGGCGTGCCACAGACTGGAGCGATCCACGGTCGTATCGATGCGCTCGCCCGCCCCGGCACGCTTCATGGTATCCCGCACCGGGATGCCGAGCAGACCGCCGACGGCATCGTCGAGCAGGCTGTCGATCAGCCGGTCGAGATCGTCCGGGCGCAGACAGGGACGCGCAGCATCATGCACCAGCACCCAGTCGTCGGCATCGGCCTGTCCCTCCAGGGACGCCAGGGCATTGAGGACCGAATGGCAGCGCTCGGCACCGCCCGGTGCGCGCCTTACCCGGGGATGACCGGCGTAGGCGGTCGCGTCCCAGTAACCATCCTCGGCACCCAGGGCCACCACCACGCCCGCGATGCGTTCGTGGCTGACGAAGAGGTCGAGCGTGTGCTCGATCACGGTACGACCGGCCAGTTCCAGATACTGCTTGGGCACGGCACTGCCCATGCGTCGTCCGACGCCTGCGGCGGGCAGGATGGCCCAGAGTCGTGTCGTCATGGTCGACCCTCCGGATTGGCGGACCTAGGTCGTTCGATGACCTGGATAAAGATCTCGCCCGGCTTGATCATGCCCAGCTCGCTGCGCGCACGCTCCTCGATCGCCTCGGAGCCTTCGCGCAGGTCGTCAACCTCGGCCTGAAGCGCGCGATTGCGCGCGCGCAGCCGCTCCAGCTCGGACTCCTCGAGGGCGATCTCGCGCTTGAGGCTGTGGAGCTCGGCGAGGCTCCCCTCGCCGACCCAGAGCCGGTACTGGAGCGCGCCCAGAAGCAGGGTCAATACCAGGATCAACCAGTACATACGCAAGCTCAGGACGTTCAGGGTCAGGGGACGCCGAACTCAAAGACCCCGACCCCAGGGCCTCAGATCCACTTGTTGAAGGCATCGCGTCCAGCATAGACGGCCTCATCGGCCAATTGGTCCTCGATACGCATCAATTGATTGTACTTGGCCACACGGTCCGAACGCGACAGCGAGCCGGTCTTGATCTGACCCGCGCCTGTAGCGACCGCGAGATCGGCGATGGTCGAGTCCTCGGTCTCGCCCGAGCGGTGCGAGATGATCGCGGTATAACCGGCCTTGTGCGCCATGGCGATGGCCTCCAGGGTCTCGGTCAGGGTGCCGATCTGGTTGACCTTGATCAGGATCGAGTTGGCGATGCCCTTGGCGATGGCCTGGCTGAAGATCCGGGTATTGGTGACGAAGATATCGTCGCCGACGATCTGCACCCTGTCGCCTAGACGCTCGGTCAGGCGCTTCCAACCGTCCCAGTCGCCTTCGGCCAGACCATCCTCGATCGAGAGGATCGGGTATTTGGCGACCCAGTCGGCCAAAAGCTCGATCAGTCCGTCTGAGCTCAGGGTGCGGCGCTCGCCCTTGAGCACATACTGTCCGTCCTTGTACAACGCGGAGGCGGCGACATCGAGACCCAGATAGATGTCGGAGCCGATCTTGAAGCCGGCGGTGTGGATGGCCTCGAGGATGGCCTCGATCGCCGCCTCGTTCGAGGCCAGATCGGGCGCAAAACCGCCCTCGTCGCCGACCGCCGTGGCCAGACCACGCCCATGCAGCACAGACTTGAGCGCGTGGAAGACCTCGGCACCATAGCGCACGGCCTCACGCAGGCTGCCGGCACCGACCGGTAGGATCAAGAACTCCTGGAAATCAATACTGTTGTCGGCATGTTCGCCACCGTTGATGATGTTCATCATCGGAACCGGCAGGCGATAAGGGCCAGTGGCGAGCGACTGATAGAGCGGCAGGGCCTTCTCCTGCGCGGCGGCATGGGCGACCGCGAGCGAGACGCCGAGCAGGGCGTTGGCACCCAGACGCGATTTGTTTTCGGTACCATCGACCTCGATCAGGCGGCGGTCGATCGCGGTCTGATCGCTGACCTCCATCCCGATCACGGCGTTGCGCAGTTCACCCTGGATATTGGCCACGGCGGTCAGCACGCCCTTACCGTTGTAGCGCGACTTGTCGCCATCGCGCAGTTCCAGCGCCTCGCGCGAGCCGGTGGAGGCGCCGGAAGGCACGATGGCGCGACCGATGGCGCCGGCGGCAGTGATGACGTCGGCCTCGACGGTCGGATTGCCACGGGAATCCAGCACCTCACGGGCGCGGACGTCGACGATTTCGGACATGGTGGATGACTCCTGGTTTGCGTCAATACTCTTGTAGCTTTGGTAAGCGGATGCGCGTTTGAGCCCCGCAAGTCAAGCTAAAAACGACCGAATCGATCAAGGATCAGTGATTTTGGGGCGGGTCTATTTCCATTTAGCCACGACATCGAAATCGATGAGTTCCTTCTTTAGATCCGCTTACGAATAGGGCGACATTGAACCTGTGAGAAACCTGGCTCAAGGGCGCCAAGCTCAGTAGCGCTAAGGAAACACTGATTTATTCCATTCGTGGCAAACCTTCTCACGTAACCCATTGATTTTATAGGAGTGGCTTCAGCCGCGATTGAGAGGCACGCGATTTATTCAGCGTTTCCCTAAGGTTGCTCAATGAATCCAGCCGCCTTGACCAAGTGATCGATCTCGATGAGGGTCGACAGCAATTCACGCATCCGCCCAAGCGGCCAGGCATTGGGGCCATCGCTCAAAGCATGGTCCGGATCGGGATGGGTCTCCATGAAAATGCCAGCGACACCCGCCGCGACCGCCGCGCGCGCCAGCACTGGGACGAACTCGCGCTGCCCGCCTGAGCTCGCCCCCTGTCCACCCGGTAGTTGCACCGAATGCGTGGCGTCGAACACCACCGGACAGCCGGTCTCGCGCATCACCGCCAGCGCGCGCATGTCCGAGACCAGATTGTTGTAGCCGAACGAGACACCACGCTCGCACACCAGGATCTGGTCGTTGCCGGTCGCGCGCGCCTTCTCGACGACATGCTTCATGTCCCAGGGTGCGAGGAACTGACCCTTCTTGATGTTGATCGGCCTGCCCTGGCGGGCGACGGCCTGGATGAAGTTGGTCTGACGACAGAGAAAGGCCGGGGTCTGGAGGACATCGACCACCGCCGCGACCTCGCTAAGCGGCGTGTCTTCGTGCACATCGGTCAGCACAGGCACGCCGATGATCGTGCGCACCCCTTCCAGGATCCGCAAGCCCTCCTCCAGGCCGGGCCCGCGAAAGCTTGCCCCCGAGGAGCGATTGGCCTTGTCGAACGAGGATTTGTAGATAAAGGGGATGCCGAGCGTCTCGGTCAGTTCTTTTAGTGCCCCGGCGGTCTCCTGTGCCAGTGCCTCGCTCTCGATCACGCACGGCCCGGCGATCAGAAACAGCGGCCGGTCGAGACCGACCTCGAAACCGGCCAGCGACATCATGCGTTTCGTCCATTGAACTGACACTGCACCAGGGCCGCGCGCACAAAGCCCTCGAACAGTGGATGCCCATCGCGCGGGGTCGAGGTGAACTCGGGATGGAACTGACAGGCGATGAACCAGGGATGATCCGGGATCTCGACGATCTCGACCAGGCGGTTGTCGAGCGACCAGCCCGAGAACCGCAGCCCGGCATCCTTCAGCGTATCCAGATAGGCATTGTTGAATTCATAGCGATGGCGATGGCGTTCGCGGATCTGCGGCTGACCATAGATTGCCCGCGCCAGACTGCCCGGCTCCAGCCGACAATTCTGCCCGCCGAGCCGCATGGTCCCCCCCAGGTCATCATTCTCGGAGCGGGTCTTAACCCGCCCCTGCTCATCCCGCCACTGGGTGATCAGGGCGATCACTGGATGCGGCGTCTGGGGGTCGAACTCGGTGCTATGGGCGCCCACCAGCCCGGCGACATGACGTGCATATTCGACCACCGCCACCTGCATCCCAAGACAGATCCCGAGATAGGGTACCCGCTGCTCGCGGGCATAGCGCACGGCCTGGATCTTGCCCTCGACCCCGCGCTCGCCGAATCCGCCCGGTACCAGGATGGCGTCGAGTCCGTTGAGACAGTCTGTGCCTTCGCGTTCGATGCGCTCGGAGTCGACATAGACGATCTCGACCCGGATCTTGGTGTGCACGCCGGCGTGCGCCAGCGCCTCTGAGAGCGACTTGTAGGCCTCGGTCAGGTTCATGTACTTGCCCACCATGCCGATGCGCACCGACTGCTCGGGATGGTCGAAGCCGTCCAGCACCCGATCCCACTCCGAGAGATCGGCCTCGGGCACCTCGAGCCGGAACTGACGCACCACCAGGTCATCGAGGCCCTGGGCATGGAGCAGCCGCGGGATGCGGTAGATGTTGTCGGCGTCGATGGCCGAGATGACCGCCTTCTCCGAGACATTGGTAAAGAGCGCGATCTTGCGCCGCTCTTCGTCCGGCAGCAGCTTCTCGGCGCGGCACAGCAGGATGTCGGGCTGGATGCCGATCGAACGCAGTTCCTTGACCGAGTGCTGGGTCGGCTTGGTCTTGATCTCGCCGGCGGCGCGGAGGTAGGGCACCAGGGTTAGATGCATGAACAATGAGTTCTCCGGTCCCTCCTCGACCCGCATCTGACGGATCGCCTCCAGGAATGGCAGCGACTCGATGTCGCCCACGGTGCCACCGATCTCGACCATGGCGATGTCGGCACCCTCGGCGCCGCGGCGGATGCTGGCCTTGATCTCGTCGGTGATGTGCGGGATGACCTGCACCGTGCGGCCCAGATAGTCGCCGCGACGCTCCTTGCGGATCACGCTCTCGTAGATCTGACCGGTGGTGAAGTTGTTGTTACGCCCCATCCGGGTACGCAGGAAGCGCTCATAATGGCCCAGGTCCAGGTCGGTCTCGGCCCCGTCGTCGGTGACATAGACCTCGCCGTGCTGGAAGGGGCTCATGGTGCCCGGATCGACGTTGATGTAGGGATCGAGCTTGATCATGGTGACGCGCAGACCGCGCGCCTCGAGCAACGCCGCCAGCGAGGCCGAGGCAATGCCCTTACCCAGCGATGACACCACACCGCCGGTGATGAAGATGAACTTTGTCATAGTGAACGGGGGTCGAGGGGGGTCGAGTAAGCCCGAGGGTCGCG
It encodes:
- the gltX gene encoding glutamate--tRNA ligase, giving the protein MTVRTRFAPSPTGYLHVGGARTALFCYLYARRHGGQFILRIEDTDLERSTAESVNAILEGMTWLGLDYDEGPFYQTQRFDRYNQVIEELLAKGLAYRCDCSKERLEKLRVDQLARKQKPRYDGHCRNRSVDPRHPHVIRFKNPVDGVVIVDDLIRGRVPFANEELDDLIIRRSDGAPTYNLSVVVDDADMRITHVIRGDDHLNNTPRQINILRALGLEPPRYAHVPMILGPDGTRLSKRHGAVSVIAYRDLGYLPEALLNYLVRLGWSYGDREIFSLDEMIELFDLSDVNKAASSFNTSKLDWLNQQYLQRSDPARIARLLSPHLGQLGIDPATGPDLVEVVRAQAARAKTLVELAEISAFCYRDFEDFDPESAKKHLCQAAREPLERLRAAFELLAFEDWTSEQLKHVVEGVAQELKLNLGKVAQPLRVAIVGRAASPGIEETLRLVGKEATLRRIDKALAYIAEHGGEG
- a CDS encoding ATP-binding response regulator encodes the protein MAKLLVVDDEPINLEIIGHCLEGEHQLAFAEDGLEAWSMLEAAPQAYDGVILDRMMPRMDGMEVLRRLKADPRFRDLPVIMQSAAGGSEQIAEGLAAGAWYYLAKPYSPKALRSIVNAALDDRRTRKDLVRIGDRLQTTLNLIDQARFRFRTLKDIQVLSSTLAQMCPNPETVAMGLSELMLNAVEHGNLGIDYAEKGRLIDEGRWQEEIERRLADPARAGLYAVIELQRNADYLDLTIRDRGSGFDWRRYLDLDPERAFDSHGRGIAMARHLAFADLEYLGAGNEVRVRLRLTDPNGGTAHDDAQV
- the truD gene encoding tRNA pseudouridine(13) synthase TruD, whose protein sequence is MSASALPRWTTFSDLPRAHGEPLGSGRLRVAPEDFQVTEVLGFEPDGEGDHWLLRVRKTGANTAWVARRLADTAGVPVAAVGYAGLKDRWAVAEQWFSLPRPRTGEPEPDWGALAKQGIEVLGVYPHRRKLRRGALAGNRFRIRIRDCRLDPAALAARLEIIRARGVPNYFGEQRFGHADANLQRAHALLTGRVRRVSPHQRGLQLSAARAQIFNELLAERVRRSNWDRLQPGDCPHLAGSHSFFLVETLDDTLHERAARFDLHPTGPLWGRGEPPTRQAVQALELEVAAGFTPWPERLAERGLDQGRRALRLVPDQLEHEWGDGDLILGFGLSSGSYATSVLREILDTFEQLQRQDGSDG
- the ispF gene encoding 2-C-methyl-D-erythritol 2,4-cyclodiphosphate synthase; the protein is MLIGQGFDAHRFTPGRRLVLGGVEIPHDQGMLAHSDGDVLIHALCDALLGAAGLGDIGRHFPDTDAAYADIDSRILLRRVIDSLRTLGLRVHNADMTLIAQQPKLAPYIPAMRETLAFDLECDPKRVNVKATTMEHMGFTGRGEGIAAAAVVLLVTADG
- the ispD gene encoding 2-C-methyl-D-erythritol 4-phosphate cytidylyltransferase, with the protein product MTTRLWAILPAAGVGRRMGSAVPKQYLELAGRTVIEHTLDLFVSHERIAGVVVALGAEDGYWDATAYAGHPRVRRAPGGAERCHSVLNALASLEGQADADDWVLVHDAARPCLRPDDLDRLIDSLLDDAVGGLLGIPVRDTMKRAGAGERIDTTVDRSSLWHAYTPQMFRLGLLRRALQEALEAGDLVTDDASAIERLGLAPRLIEGHADNIKITRAEDLPLAHFYLQRQGRIS
- the ftsB gene encoding cell division protein FtsB translates to MYWLILVLTLLLGALQYRLWVGEGSLAELHSLKREIALEESELERLRARNRALQAEVDDLREGSEAIEERARSELGMIKPGEIFIQVIERPRSANPEGRP
- the eno gene encoding phosphopyruvate hydratase; amino-acid sequence: MSEIVDVRAREVLDSRGNPTVEADVITAAGAIGRAIVPSGASTGSREALELRDGDKSRYNGKGVLTAVANIQGELRNAVIGMEVSDQTAIDRRLIEVDGTENKSRLGANALLGVSLAVAHAAAQEKALPLYQSLATGPYRLPVPMMNIINGGEHADNSIDFQEFLILPVGAGSLREAVRYGAEVFHALKSVLHGRGLATAVGDEGGFAPDLASNEAAIEAILEAIHTAGFKIGSDIYLGLDVAASALYKDGQYVLKGERRTLSSDGLIELLADWVAKYPILSIEDGLAEGDWDGWKRLTERLGDRVQIVGDDIFVTNTRIFSQAIAKGIANSILIKVNQIGTLTETLEAIAMAHKAGYTAIISHRSGETEDSTIADLAVATGAGQIKTGSLSRSDRVAKYNQLMRIEDQLADEAVYAGRDAFNKWI
- the kdsA gene encoding 3-deoxy-8-phosphooctulonate synthase, which produces MMSLAGFEVGLDRPLFLIAGPCVIESEALAQETAGALKELTETLGIPFIYKSSFDKANRSSGASFRGPGLEEGLRILEGVRTIIGVPVLTDVHEDTPLSEVAAVVDVLQTPAFLCRQTNFIQAVARQGRPINIKKGQFLAPWDMKHVVEKARATGNDQILVCERGVSFGYNNLVSDMRALAVMRETGCPVVFDATHSVQLPGGQGASSGGQREFVPVLARAAVAAGVAGIFMETHPDPDHALSDGPNAWPLGRMRELLSTLIEIDHLVKAAGFIEQP
- a CDS encoding CTP synthase; the protein is MTKFIFITGGVVSSLGKGIASASLAALLEARGLRVTMIKLDPYINVDPGTMSPFQHGEVYVTDDGAETDLDLGHYERFLRTRMGRNNNFTTGQIYESVIRKERRGDYLGRTVQVIPHITDEIKASIRRGAEGADIAMVEIGGTVGDIESLPFLEAIRQMRVEEGPENSLFMHLTLVPYLRAAGEIKTKPTQHSVKELRSIGIQPDILLCRAEKLLPDEERRKIALFTNVSEKAVISAIDADNIYRIPRLLHAQGLDDLVVRQFRLEVPEADLSEWDRVLDGFDHPEQSVRIGMVGKYMNLTEAYKSLSEALAHAGVHTKIRVEIVYVDSERIEREGTDCLNGLDAILVPGGFGERGVEGKIQAVRYAREQRVPYLGICLGMQVAVVEYARHVAGLVGAHSTEFDPQTPHPVIALITQWRDEQGRVKTRSENDDLGGTMRLGGQNCRLEPGSLARAIYGQPQIRERHRHRYEFNNAYLDTLKDAGLRFSGWSLDNRLVEIVEIPDHPWFIACQFHPEFTSTPRDGHPLFEGFVRAALVQCQFNGRNA